A window of Haliscomenobacter hydrossis DSM 1100 contains these coding sequences:
- the metG gene encoding methionine--tRNA ligase: protein MSKKYLITSALPYANGALHLGHLAGAYLPADIYVRYLRMLGKEVVWVCGSDEHGAAITIRAKKEGISPQEIIDKYHTLNKSTFEKLGISFDIYHRTSEAIHHKTSQDFFLNLHEKGDEFEEHFIEQYYDEDFNQFLADRYIIGTCPKCGNPEAYGDQCENCGSDLSPLELINPRSTLSGKTPVLKKTKHWYFKLDKHTEWLKTWIESGVLDGKQHHDPKTWKNHVLGQCLSWLEGGLHSRSITRDLDWGIPVPLPEGKGKVLYVWFDAPIGYISATKQWALDNNKNWEDYWKGEDVELIHFIGKDNIVFHCIIFPAMLKAHGEFALPKNVPANQFLNFEGQKFSKSRGWGIEQHDYLEEFADFPNKEDALRYALLRNLPENRDADFKWDDFVDYHDKELADNLGNFVNRVVSLTQKYYGGQVPELQIDLQDKLAEITALIQRFSEEMEAFSFKAASQTFMELSSYGNTYLQDVSPWNIYKENPDSPVIRECMFICLQIVGILSLVAHPFIPFTSPRLRKLIGLAPVQNGDWTALLEKLENGVAILPNGHSIGEAEVLFPKINDRRDPSRLDIVNRQKEKLATILAAETERLKQAPAATAASAVTTNNELPTLKDEIQYEDFAKIDLRVGTILSAERVPKADKLLKLQIDLGFEERTIVSGIAEHFSPEELPGKQVVVVANLAPRKLRGIESNGMILSAEEPDGRLRLVSPAVGVSNGSVVK, encoded by the coding sequence ATGTCGAAGAAATATTTGATTACCTCTGCTTTACCTTATGCCAATGGTGCCCTCCACCTGGGTCACCTGGCGGGAGCCTATTTGCCTGCGGACATTTACGTACGTTACCTACGCATGTTGGGAAAAGAGGTGGTTTGGGTTTGTGGCTCCGACGAACATGGCGCGGCCATTACCATTCGTGCCAAAAAGGAAGGCATTAGCCCGCAGGAAATCATCGATAAATACCATACCCTCAATAAGTCCACTTTTGAAAAACTGGGCATCTCTTTCGACATCTACCACCGCACCAGTGAAGCCATTCACCACAAAACTTCACAGGATTTTTTCCTGAACCTGCACGAAAAAGGCGACGAATTTGAAGAACATTTCATCGAGCAATACTACGACGAAGACTTCAATCAATTTTTGGCCGATCGCTACATCATCGGCACCTGTCCAAAATGTGGAAACCCTGAAGCCTACGGCGACCAATGTGAAAACTGTGGCTCGGACCTTTCTCCCCTGGAATTGATCAATCCGCGTTCTACCCTCAGTGGCAAAACACCGGTGCTAAAAAAAACCAAACACTGGTATTTCAAACTGGACAAGCACACCGAGTGGCTCAAAACCTGGATTGAAAGTGGAGTCCTGGACGGCAAACAACACCACGACCCCAAAACCTGGAAAAACCACGTCCTGGGCCAGTGTTTGTCCTGGTTAGAGGGTGGACTGCATTCCCGGTCGATTACCCGTGACCTGGATTGGGGTATCCCCGTTCCCCTGCCCGAAGGTAAGGGCAAAGTCCTTTATGTTTGGTTCGACGCGCCGATTGGCTACATCTCAGCGACCAAACAATGGGCCCTGGACAACAACAAAAACTGGGAAGATTATTGGAAAGGAGAGGACGTGGAATTGATCCATTTCATTGGCAAAGACAACATCGTTTTCCATTGCATCATTTTTCCGGCCATGCTCAAGGCACACGGCGAATTTGCCCTGCCCAAAAATGTTCCGGCCAATCAGTTCCTGAATTTTGAGGGACAAAAATTCTCCAAATCGCGTGGTTGGGGCATCGAGCAGCACGACTACCTCGAAGAATTTGCCGATTTCCCCAATAAGGAAGACGCCTTGCGGTATGCGCTCCTGCGCAATTTACCCGAGAACCGCGATGCCGATTTCAAGTGGGACGATTTTGTGGATTACCACGACAAAGAGTTGGCCGACAACCTGGGCAATTTTGTGAATCGGGTCGTCTCCCTTACCCAAAAATACTACGGCGGCCAGGTTCCGGAGCTGCAAATTGACTTGCAGGATAAACTGGCCGAAATCACCGCACTGATCCAGCGCTTCAGCGAAGAAATGGAGGCATTTAGCTTTAAAGCGGCCAGCCAAACCTTCATGGAACTATCTTCCTACGGAAACACTTACCTGCAAGACGTTTCCCCCTGGAACATTTACAAAGAAAATCCCGACAGCCCGGTGATCCGGGAATGTATGTTCATTTGCCTGCAAATTGTGGGCATCCTGAGCCTGGTGGCGCATCCTTTTATTCCGTTCACCTCTCCACGTTTGCGGAAATTGATTGGCTTGGCTCCGGTGCAAAACGGAGACTGGACCGCATTGCTGGAAAAACTGGAAAATGGCGTTGCAATTTTACCCAACGGGCACTCCATTGGTGAAGCGGAGGTATTGTTCCCCAAAATCAACGACCGCCGCGACCCCAGCAGATTGGACATCGTCAACCGGCAAAAGGAAAAACTGGCCACCATTTTAGCTGCCGAAACCGAAAGACTAAAACAAGCACCCGCTGCTACGGCAGCAAGTGCGGTAACCACAAATAACGAACTACCCACCTTGAAAGACGAGATTCAATACGAGGATTTTGCCAAAATCGACCTGCGCGTTGGCACCATTTTGTCCGCCGAAAGAGTGCCCAAGGCGGACAAATTGCTGAAATTACAAATTGATCTGGGCTTTGAGGAGCGCACGATTGTATCAGGGATTGCGGAGCATTTTAGTCCGGAAGAATTGCCGGGGAAACAGGTGGTGGTGGTGGCGAATCTGGCCCCGCGCAAATTGCGGGGGATTGAGTCGAACGGGATGATCCTGAGTGCGGAGGAGCCGGATGGAAGGCTGCGTCTGGTGAGTCCGGCTGTGGGGGTGAGCAATGGAAGCGTGGTTAAATAA
- a CDS encoding Crp/Fnr family transcriptional regulator: MKTYEFYNQHLNIKLQSNADLPLNIVEKKIPKGKIITDYEQVERHVYFLQKGIVQLTLLGDGIEKIIDFLGQNTFACSYTSLLTQQPSDVQLIALTDCVADVFTYHDLQQAYKTSLIVNQMGRMVTEMNYIIKGKREKDFLLKTAEERYIELLDEKPDVVAELPVNKIAKYLGIHPESLSRIRKKVIS, encoded by the coding sequence ATGAAGACCTACGAATTCTACAACCAACACCTCAACATCAAGCTTCAATCGAATGCTGATTTGCCTTTGAATATCGTAGAGAAAAAAATTCCCAAAGGCAAAATCATTACCGACTACGAGCAAGTGGAGCGACACGTTTATTTTTTGCAAAAAGGCATTGTACAATTGACCTTGTTGGGGGATGGGATCGAAAAAATCATCGACTTTTTAGGCCAAAATACTTTTGCCTGTTCCTACACTTCTTTATTGACCCAGCAGCCTTCCGATGTTCAGCTGATTGCCCTGACCGATTGTGTAGCCGACGTTTTTACCTACCACGATTTGCAACAAGCCTACAAAACATCCCTCATTGTCAATCAAATGGGGCGGATGGTCACCGAAATGAACTACATCATTAAAGGGAAAAGAGAAAAAGATTTTCTACTCAAAACTGCCGAAGAACGCTACATCGAGCTGTTAGACGAAAAACCGGATGTCGTTGCGGAATTACCTGTCAATAAAATCGCGAAATATTTAGGCATTCACCCGGAAAGTCTTAGCCGCATCCGCAAAAAAGTAATTTCCTAA
- a CDS encoding serine hydrolase domain-containing protein: protein MKIIPTLGLLMLTLFSCQKGEVISPNNYTCNFNFENSSQSHPRRSKYQAQLDDMTQHGGVVGVSMVVQDEDGLWLGTSGKADLYNNIDLQPCHITRVGSTVKMYTATLILKLQEEGKLNLDQKIAEHLSGDAIKRIKNAEKATIRQLLQHSSGIYNYIQSAQFQTASINNLIKEWHAEDLLHYAYDKPAYFEPDADIRYSNTNYILLGLLIEKIEGKALYQVFEEKIFQPLQLKQTLFAGKNPVPSNIIRGYIDLYSNLQVIESTYYSGWDYYTADGGLISNPYDMTVFFKALMLGKIITPASLQTMLSWKTPKEQDPEFYPIQYGLGIFRTETPRGVVYFHSGDAIGYYANMFYFPEDGTTVVYAVNSNYGKIDHAVSTKNAIEKILLATKK, encoded by the coding sequence ATGAAAATCATACCCACGCTCGGTTTGTTGATGTTGACTTTATTTTCCTGTCAAAAAGGTGAAGTCATCAGCCCGAACAACTACACTTGCAATTTCAATTTTGAAAACAGCAGCCAATCCCATCCCCGACGTTCAAAATACCAAGCACAACTTGACGACATGACCCAGCACGGCGGTGTGGTAGGGGTAAGTATGGTGGTACAAGACGAGGATGGCCTCTGGCTAGGCACCAGCGGCAAAGCAGACCTGTACAACAACATTGATTTGCAGCCCTGTCACATCACCAGAGTGGGCTCCACAGTAAAAATGTACACTGCGACCCTCATCCTTAAATTGCAGGAAGAAGGAAAGTTGAATTTGGATCAAAAAATTGCCGAGCATTTGAGTGGAGATGCCATCAAACGCATCAAAAATGCCGAAAAAGCGACCATCCGCCAGTTGCTGCAACACAGCAGTGGAATTTACAATTACATCCAAAGTGCCCAGTTCCAAACGGCTTCGATTAACAACCTCATCAAAGAATGGCATGCTGAAGACTTGTTGCACTATGCCTACGATAAACCCGCCTATTTTGAGCCCGATGCCGACATTCGTTATTCCAACACCAACTATATCCTGCTCGGGCTTTTAATCGAAAAAATCGAAGGCAAAGCTTTGTATCAGGTTTTTGAGGAAAAAATTTTCCAGCCACTTCAACTCAAGCAAACCTTGTTCGCAGGAAAAAACCCGGTTCCATCCAACATCATTCGAGGTTACATCGACTTGTATAGCAACTTGCAGGTGATCGAAAGCACCTATTACAGCGGATGGGACTATTACACCGCCGATGGTGGTTTGATCTCCAACCCCTATGATATGACGGTGTTTTTTAAGGCATTGATGTTGGGAAAAATTATTACCCCGGCTTCTCTGCAAACCATGTTAAGCTGGAAAACACCTAAAGAACAAGATCCCGAGTTTTATCCCATTCAATATGGCCTGGGCATTTTTAGGACGGAAACGCCCAGGGGTGTAGTTTATTTCCACAGTGGCGACGCCATCGGGTATTATGCCAACATGTTTTATTTTCCCGAAGATGGAACCACTGTTGTATACGCCGTGAACAGCAATTATGGGAAAATCGACCATGCTGTTTCAACTAAAAATGCGATTGAAAAAATACTCTTAGCGACAAAGAAATAG
- a CDS encoding vanadium-dependent haloperoxidase encodes MKTKFLLLTLFMVLLGFTYACKEESLLDEPEGFKQYSNQVILDWNLAAFEAMGGASYEHSLLAARINAMVHIAMHDALNAIASRYQTYALTEKNKDADPIAAAVSAAYEVLVASFPAQKAMLDGRLAESLAQVAEGKPKTDGIALGKKAAQVILTQRQNDGALADPIGPIEPSTVPGVYQAVPPFNFVFAPQWKTMQPFGLQKPEQFRMEAFPALSSAAYTTAFNEVKTIGQKNSSTRSAEQTGIAKFWYEFSEIGWNRVTRTVAKDRKLGLLNSARLFALVNIALVDAYTAGWDAKFHHNFWRPYTAIRSAENDGNPNTTADAQWEPSEVTPPVQDFPSTHSALGNAAASVLAGVLGDKVTFTMSSPTGIAPFQSRTFTSFSQAANENAESRVLAGIHFRFSCEKGQELGNKIGKWVLENTLKANN; translated from the coding sequence ATGAAAACGAAGTTTTTGTTGTTGACCCTATTTATGGTCCTCCTCGGATTCACCTATGCCTGTAAAGAGGAAAGCCTGCTTGACGAACCTGAAGGATTCAAGCAGTACTCCAATCAAGTCATTTTGGATTGGAACCTTGCCGCTTTTGAAGCCATGGGCGGTGCTAGCTACGAGCATTCACTGTTGGCCGCCCGCATCAACGCCATGGTCCACATTGCGATGCACGACGCACTCAATGCCATTGCTAGTCGCTACCAAACCTATGCACTGACGGAAAAGAACAAGGATGCTGACCCGATTGCCGCTGCGGTTTCTGCTGCCTATGAGGTGTTGGTGGCGTCTTTTCCTGCTCAAAAAGCCATGTTGGACGGGCGTTTGGCAGAGTCCCTAGCTCAGGTAGCCGAAGGCAAGCCTAAAACAGACGGCATCGCCTTGGGCAAAAAAGCCGCGCAGGTTATTTTGACCCAACGCCAAAACGATGGCGCACTGGCTGATCCGATTGGCCCGATTGAGCCATCTACTGTTCCTGGCGTGTATCAGGCGGTACCACCTTTTAACTTTGTTTTTGCACCACAGTGGAAAACGATGCAACCTTTTGGCTTGCAGAAACCAGAGCAATTCCGGATGGAAGCTTTCCCAGCACTCAGCAGCGCTGCGTACACCACTGCTTTTAACGAAGTCAAAACCATCGGCCAGAAAAACAGCAGCACCCGCAGTGCAGAACAAACCGGTATTGCCAAGTTTTGGTACGAGTTTTCGGAAATTGGCTGGAACCGGGTCACCCGCACAGTGGCCAAAGACCGCAAGTTGGGGCTGTTGAATTCCGCTCGCCTCTTTGCGCTGGTGAACATTGCCCTGGTCGATGCCTACACTGCTGGTTGGGACGCCAAATTCCACCACAACTTTTGGCGGCCTTACACGGCCATTCGCAGTGCGGAAAACGATGGCAACCCGAATACCACTGCGGATGCACAATGGGAGCCCAGCGAAGTTACTCCACCTGTTCAGGATTTTCCCTCTACGCACAGTGCATTGGGTAATGCTGCCGCAAGTGTTTTGGCAGGTGTGTTGGGCGACAAGGTCACTTTCACGATGAGTTCACCTACTGGTATTGCACCATTCCAAAGCCGTACCTTCACCAGTTTTAGCCAGGCTGCCAACGAAAATGCCGAGTCCAGAGTGCTGGCAGGTATCCACTTCCGCTTTTCTTGCGAGAAAGGCCAGGAATTGGGGAATAAGATTGGCAAGTGGGTGTTGGAGAACACCCTGAAGGCGAATAATTAA
- a CDS encoding NUDIX hydrolase: MSFPLGLKRSCSMVILRHQQHFLLLKRIKPPYVGSYLPVGGKLEPFEDPRTAAIRELKEETGLEITALKYGGSLMESSPIDYNWQCNIYIADIDFIVPPPCPEGDLEWIAFADVPNVPTPPTDFTVYQYLMEEKPFAFNAVYDAEMNLVFMDEELTGIRILG; the protein is encoded by the coding sequence ATGTCTTTTCCACTTGGTCTTAAGCGTTCTTGTTCCATGGTCATTTTGCGGCATCAGCAACATTTTTTGTTGCTCAAACGCATCAAACCTCCCTATGTGGGAAGCTACTTGCCCGTAGGTGGCAAGCTGGAGCCCTTTGAAGATCCGCGTACTGCGGCTATCCGGGAGTTAAAAGAAGAAACAGGATTGGAAATAACCGCTTTGAAATACGGAGGCAGCCTGATGGAAAGTTCTCCGATTGATTACAACTGGCAGTGCAACATCTACATCGCGGATATTGATTTTATTGTACCTCCGCCTTGTCCGGAAGGCGATTTGGAGTGGATTGCTTTTGCCGATGTGCCCAATGTACCCACCCCGCCAACTGATTTCACTGTTTATCAGTACTTAATGGAAGAAAAACCTTTTGCCTTTAATGCGGTGTATGATGCAGAGATGAATTTGGTGTTTATGGACGAGGAGCTAACCGGGATCAGAATTTTAGGCTGA
- a CDS encoding type B 50S ribosomal protein L31: MKKEIHPQSYRTVVFKDFSCDESWLGRSCAPSRDSVVWEDGNEYPLIKLEISSASHPFFTGKMKFVDTAGRIDKFNKKFAKFVQKS, encoded by the coding sequence ATGAAAAAAGAAATCCATCCGCAAAGTTACCGTACGGTGGTATTCAAAGATTTCTCTTGCGATGAGTCTTGGTTGGGCCGTTCTTGCGCTCCTAGCCGCGACAGTGTCGTTTGGGAAGATGGCAATGAATATCCGTTGATTAAGCTGGAAATTTCCAGTGCATCACATCCATTCTTCACCGGCAAGATGAAGTTTGTAGATACTGCGGGCCGTATTGACAAGTTCAATAAGAAATTTGCCAAATTTGTTCAGAAGTCGTAA
- a CDS encoding GlmU family protein has product MWHVILFDSEVREQLLPLTFTRPVGDLRVGALTIREKWEKWLNAKVSFITQDYLASKFPIDYGDENIVINGSVMPSERLIRLIRQMEFNEAYLKGEELIVAKLDREQLEKLIHDEDIDQLHVYDIEDTPFLKIDHPWDIFMHNAAALEEDFQLLTQSRDSQPLSDSNRIIGDPTRIFLEEGAKVEGASLNTVDGPIYIGKNAEIMEGSLIRGGLALGESAQVKMGTRLYGSNSFGPWSRIGGEVVNSVVQGYTNKAHDGFLGHSVIGEWCNIGADTNTSNLKNTYEEVRIWNYPAGQFLPTGVQFCGVIMADHVKVGINSMLNTGTVIGVGANIFGAGFPRAYIPSFAWGGAAGFTTFQLDKAFETAEAMMQRRGKEFDISERLILLRAFEDTSKYRNWEK; this is encoded by the coding sequence ATGTGGCACGTCATCCTATTTGACAGCGAAGTTCGCGAACAGCTGCTTCCGCTCACTTTTACCCGACCAGTAGGTGATCTACGAGTAGGCGCACTGACTATTCGTGAAAAGTGGGAAAAGTGGCTCAATGCGAAGGTTTCCTTCATTACCCAGGATTATCTCGCGAGCAAGTTCCCGATTGACTATGGCGACGAAAACATCGTCATCAATGGTTCGGTGATGCCTTCGGAGCGTTTGATCCGGCTCATTCGCCAAATGGAATTCAATGAAGCCTATCTGAAAGGGGAGGAACTCATCGTGGCCAAATTGGATCGAGAGCAACTGGAGAAACTCATCCACGATGAAGACATCGACCAGTTGCACGTTTATGACATTGAAGACACTCCTTTTTTAAAAATAGATCACCCCTGGGATATTTTTATGCACAATGCTGCCGCACTGGAAGAAGACTTCCAGTTGTTGACCCAGAGCCGTGATTCTCAACCCCTTTCCGACAGCAATCGCATCATTGGCGACCCGACACGCATCTTCCTAGAAGAAGGTGCCAAAGTAGAAGGTGCGAGTCTAAACACCGTAGATGGCCCCATTTATATCGGTAAGAATGCCGAAATCATGGAAGGTAGTCTGATCCGGGGAGGTTTGGCCCTAGGCGAATCCGCCCAGGTAAAAATGGGCACCCGCCTTTACGGTAGCAATTCATTTGGCCCCTGGAGCCGCATCGGTGGAGAAGTGGTCAACTCGGTGGTACAAGGTTACACCAACAAAGCCCATGATGGATTTCTGGGTCATTCGGTCATTGGAGAATGGTGCAACATTGGCGCCGATACCAATACCTCCAACCTTAAAAATACCTACGAAGAGGTCCGCATCTGGAATTATCCCGCCGGACAGTTCTTGCCAACGGGTGTACAGTTCTGCGGCGTCATTATGGCAGATCACGTCAAAGTGGGCATCAACTCCATGCTCAATACGGGTACCGTCATTGGTGTAGGCGCAAATATTTTTGGTGCTGGATTTCCACGCGCTTATATCCCTTCTTTTGCCTGGGGTGGAGCAGCTGGTTTTACCACCTTCCAACTGGACAAAGCTTTTGAAACTGCCGAAGCCATGATGCAGCGGCGCGGCAAGGAATTCGACATTTCGGAGCGCCTGATTTTACTGCGCGCTTTTGAAGACACTTCCAAATACCGAAACTGGGAAAAGTAA
- a CDS encoding spermidine synthase, with product MHIPAWKRYLSYLVEIHLESASSEYNPHLYVSMRRGRFQLSTAHAVYSFEDLYTNFARAFERCKLQELPGNEALVLGLGLGSIPYILEKKMGLDFHFTVVEIDAVIVDLAYRYTLKELQSPIDMICTDAEIFVSSTYQHYDLICMDVFVDDEIPGPFQQIEFLEQLRDLLEPGGLLLYNVLALRKTDRKKAERFYNQVFKVVFPNATFIEVDFNWVLVNEQALMN from the coding sequence ATGCACATTCCAGCCTGGAAACGTTACCTGAGTTACCTTGTGGAGATTCACCTGGAAAGTGCATCGAGTGAGTACAACCCGCACCTCTACGTAAGCATGCGTAGGGGGCGCTTCCAACTGAGCACTGCGCACGCAGTGTATTCCTTTGAAGATTTGTATACCAATTTTGCCCGCGCTTTTGAGCGCTGCAAACTCCAGGAATTGCCCGGCAACGAGGCCTTGGTACTTGGCCTGGGTTTGGGTAGCATTCCGTATATTTTGGAAAAAAAAATGGGACTTGATTTTCACTTTACCGTAGTGGAAATTGATGCTGTCATCGTTGATTTGGCCTATCGATACACCTTAAAAGAATTGCAATCGCCCATTGATATGATCTGTACGGATGCCGAAATTTTTGTGTCCAGTACCTATCAGCATTACGATTTGATCTGTATGGATGTTTTTGTGGATGATGAAATACCCGGGCCTTTCCAACAAATCGAATTTTTGGAACAATTGCGTGATCTACTCGAACCCGGCGGCCTTTTGCTCTACAACGTACTCGCCTTGCGCAAAACGGATCGCAAAAAAGCTGAACGCTTTTACAATCAGGTTTTTAAAGTGGTTTTTCCAAACGCTACTTTTATTGAGGTGGACTTCAATTGGGTATTGGTGAATGAGCAGGCCCTAATGAATTAA
- the cysM gene encoding cysteine synthase CysM, which yields MASVADLIGNTPLVEIRHVIQKPGVKVYAKLEGQNPGGSVKDRAAYGMIKGAIDRGELKPGIRLVEATSGNTGIALAMIARLFDVDITLIMPDNSTAERVQTMEAFGAEVLLTPAERTIEYSRELAEEMVAQGGYLMLNQFANPDNWGAHYRSTGPEIWRDTAGKVTHFVSSMGTTGTIMGTSRYLKEQNEEVQIVGVQPTDGSNIPGIRRWSKEFLPEIYEAERVDRIIDVSQDEAIEMMRRLAMEDAVFGGVSSGGAVAAAAKLAEELDEAVIVCIICDRGDRYLSSGVFGK from the coding sequence ATGGCTTCAGTAGCAGACCTGATTGGCAATACCCCTTTGGTTGAAATTCGGCACGTGATTCAAAAACCGGGGGTAAAAGTATACGCCAAACTGGAAGGGCAAAACCCTGGTGGAAGTGTAAAAGACCGTGCCGCTTATGGCATGATCAAAGGTGCGATTGATCGGGGCGAACTTAAACCTGGCATCAGACTTGTAGAAGCAACCAGTGGCAATACGGGCATTGCTCTTGCCATGATTGCCCGTCTATTCGATGTAGACATCACCCTGATCATGCCCGATAATTCAACCGCCGAACGGGTACAAACCATGGAAGCTTTTGGCGCAGAGGTATTGCTCACCCCGGCCGAACGAACCATTGAGTACTCCCGTGAACTGGCCGAAGAAATGGTGGCTCAAGGTGGCTACCTCATGCTCAATCAGTTTGCCAACCCCGACAATTGGGGCGCCCACTACCGCAGCACTGGCCCGGAAATATGGCGCGATACGGCTGGAAAAGTCACTCACTTCGTCTCTTCGATGGGTACTACTGGCACCATCATGGGTACTTCCCGCTATTTGAAAGAACAAAATGAGGAGGTGCAAATTGTGGGGGTACAACCTACCGATGGCTCCAATATTCCGGGAATCCGGCGTTGGTCCAAGGAGTTTTTACCCGAGATTTACGAAGCCGAGCGAGTCGACCGCATCATCGATGTATCCCAAGACGAAGCCATCGAGATGATGCGCCGCCTGGCCATGGAAGATGCTGTTTTTGGTGGCGTCAGCAGTGGGGGAGCGGTTGCTGCTGCGGCCAAGTTGGCTGAAGAATTGGATGAAGCTGTGATTGTGTGCATCATTTGTGACCGGGGCGATCGGTATTTGTCTTCGGGGGTATTTGGAAAATAA